From a single Podarcis raffonei isolate rPodRaf1 chromosome 10, rPodRaf1.pri, whole genome shotgun sequence genomic region:
- the KERA gene encoding keratocan isoform X1, whose product MNVQLYSRLLVVFLTNTVWTRNIRPMYDQPDTYDWSFYSFECPQECFCPPSFPNALYCDSKELKEIPAIPARIWYLYLQNNLIETVTGKSFVNATQLKWINLNNNKITSNGIEKGVFGNLKNLLYLFLENNELEEVPAPLPLSLEQLRLARNKITTIPAGVFNNMENLTALDLHQNKLLDSTLSSDTFQGLNSLMLLNIAQNSLTKMPPTPPANVIQLFLDNNSIEAIPENYFDATLKLIFLRLNNNKLTDKGLPSKIFNISSLLDLQLSYNELTKIPSINVHLEHLYLDNNRIDSINGTQICPVPIPGDHVYERNLPRLRYLRLDGNEIKPPIPFDLMLCFRLLHAVVI is encoded by the exons ATGAATGTACAATTGTATTCCAGACTATTGGTAGTCTTCTTGACCAATACCGTGTGGACTCGTAATATCAGGCCAATGTATGATCAACCTGATACATATGACTGGTCTTTCTACAGCTTTGAGTGTCCACAAGAATGCTTCTGTCCTCCTAGTTTCCCAAACGCCTTATATTGTGATAGCAAGGAACTTAAAGAAATTCCAGCCATCCCAGCAAGAATCTGGTATCTCTACCTCCAAAACAATCTCATTGAAACAGTTACAGGGAAATCTTTTGTGAATGCCACACAACTAAAATGGATAAATCtgaacaacaataaaattaccAGCAATGGAATTGAAAAGGGTGTATTCGGCAACTTGAAAAATCTACTCTACTTATTTCTTGAGAATAATGAGTTAGAAGAAGTGCCTGCTCCATTGCCATTGAGTTTAGAGCAGCTGCGTTTGGCAAGAAACAAAATCACTACAATCCCCGCAGGGGTCTTCAacaatatggaaaacctcactgCGCTAGATCTACATCAAAACAAACTGTTGGACAGTACTCTCTCAAGTGACACCTTCCAAGGACTTAACAGCCTCATGCTACTCAACATCGCTCAAAATTCACTTACAAAAATGCCACCAACCCCTCCAGCTAATGTAatacagctgtttttggacaataACTCCATTGAAGCAATACCAGAAAATTATTTTGATGCAACGCTCAAACTGATTTTCCTTCGACTGAACAACAATAAGTTAACCGATAAAGGTCTACCATCCAAAATATTTAACATTTCATCTCTTCTTGACCTTCAGCTATCTTACAATGAACTCACCAAAATCCCATCTATCAATGTTCACCTCGAGCACCTTTATCTTGACAACAACAGGATCGACA gtATTAATGGAACCCAAATATGTCCAGTTCCTATCCCAGGGGATCATGTCTATGAGAGGAACTTACCACGACTCCGCTATCTCCGCCTGGATGGCAATGAAATCAAACCTCCAATTCCATTTGACCTCATGTTATGCTTCCGACTTCTTCATGCTGTTGTTATTTAA
- the KERA gene encoding keratocan isoform X2: MYDQPDTYDWSFYSFECPQECFCPPSFPNALYCDSKELKEIPAIPARIWYLYLQNNLIETVTGKSFVNATQLKWINLNNNKITSNGIEKGVFGNLKNLLYLFLENNELEEVPAPLPLSLEQLRLARNKITTIPAGVFNNMENLTALDLHQNKLLDSTLSSDTFQGLNSLMLLNIAQNSLTKMPPTPPANVIQLFLDNNSIEAIPENYFDATLKLIFLRLNNNKLTDKGLPSKIFNISSLLDLQLSYNELTKIPSINVHLEHLYLDNNRIDSINGTQICPVPIPGDHVYERNLPRLRYLRLDGNEIKPPIPFDLMLCFRLLHAVVI, from the exons ATGTATGATCAACCTGATACATATGACTGGTCTTTCTACAGCTTTGAGTGTCCACAAGAATGCTTCTGTCCTCCTAGTTTCCCAAACGCCTTATATTGTGATAGCAAGGAACTTAAAGAAATTCCAGCCATCCCAGCAAGAATCTGGTATCTCTACCTCCAAAACAATCTCATTGAAACAGTTACAGGGAAATCTTTTGTGAATGCCACACAACTAAAATGGATAAATCtgaacaacaataaaattaccAGCAATGGAATTGAAAAGGGTGTATTCGGCAACTTGAAAAATCTACTCTACTTATTTCTTGAGAATAATGAGTTAGAAGAAGTGCCTGCTCCATTGCCATTGAGTTTAGAGCAGCTGCGTTTGGCAAGAAACAAAATCACTACAATCCCCGCAGGGGTCTTCAacaatatggaaaacctcactgCGCTAGATCTACATCAAAACAAACTGTTGGACAGTACTCTCTCAAGTGACACCTTCCAAGGACTTAACAGCCTCATGCTACTCAACATCGCTCAAAATTCACTTACAAAAATGCCACCAACCCCTCCAGCTAATGTAatacagctgtttttggacaataACTCCATTGAAGCAATACCAGAAAATTATTTTGATGCAACGCTCAAACTGATTTTCCTTCGACTGAACAACAATAAGTTAACCGATAAAGGTCTACCATCCAAAATATTTAACATTTCATCTCTTCTTGACCTTCAGCTATCTTACAATGAACTCACCAAAATCCCATCTATCAATGTTCACCTCGAGCACCTTTATCTTGACAACAACAGGATCGACA gtATTAATGGAACCCAAATATGTCCAGTTCCTATCCCAGGGGATCATGTCTATGAGAGGAACTTACCACGACTCCGCTATCTCCGCCTGGATGGCAATGAAATCAAACCTCCAATTCCATTTGACCTCATGTTATGCTTCCGACTTCTTCATGCTGTTGTTATTTAA